From Falco cherrug isolate bFalChe1 chromosome 4, bFalChe1.pri, whole genome shotgun sequence, one genomic window encodes:
- the ASB4 gene encoding ankyrin repeat and SOCS box protein 4: protein MDLEETYKEGENTKGKITRAAAAKMVKKAFFEALKSNDFETLEELLSQKKIDVDTVFEVEDENLILASYKQGYWLPSYKLKISWATGLHLAVMYGHLESLSVLLNHKATINCRPNGKAAIHIACEMANVECLKILCNHGAKLNCFSMSGQAPLHFCTTRTSVPCAQQLVWRGANVNLKTNNQDEETPLHIVARLGIPELVAFYVEQGAHIDALNAYMETPLACAVYWALHYKDQIYSPDHHLICRMLLDYKAEVNTRDEDFKSPLHKAAWNCDHILLHMLLEAGAEANIMDVNGCAPLQYIIKVTSVRPAAQPDICYQLLLNHGAARIYPLQFHKVLQACHSHPRAVEVVVNTYEHIKSTSKWKAAIPDDAFERHQDFYDSLFTVCSNSPRSLMHLCRCAIRAILSERCHRGVPLLSIPLSMKKYLLLEPEGIIY from the exons ATGGATCTGGAGGAGACATACAAAGAGGGAGAGAATACAAAGGGGAAAATTACTcgagctgcagctgcaaagatggtgaaaaaggctttttttgaaGCCCTGAAGTCCAATGACTTTGAAACACTGGAAGAGCTCTTGAGCCAAAAGAAAATAGACGTGGACACCGTGTTTGAAGTGGAAGATGAAAACCTGATTCTGGCATCCTACAAACAAG GGTACTGGCTGCCTAgctacaaattaaaaatatcctgGGCAACTGGACTTCATCTTGCTGTTATGTATGGACATCTGGAAAGTCTTTCGGTCCTCCTCAATCACAAAGCTACCATCAACTGCCGGCCAAATGGAAAAGCTGCAATCCACATCGCGTGTGAAATGGCAAATGTTGAATGTCTCAAGATCCTTTGCAACCACGGAGCTAAGTTGAACTGCTTTTCAATGAGTGGGCAGGCACCCTTGCACTTCTGTACGACACGAACCTCTGTGCCTTGCGCCCAGCAGCTGGTTTGGAGAG GAGCGAATGTGAacctaaaaacaaacaaccaagaTGAGGAGACCCCTCTGCACATCGTTGCGCGTTTGGGTATCCCGGAGCTCGTGGCCTTTTACGTGGAACAAGGGGCACACATCGATGCTCTCAATGCCTACATGGAGACTCCCCTGGCCTGCGCAGTCTATTGGGCTCTTCACTATAAGGATCAGATATATAGCCCGGATCACCACCTCATCTGTCGGATGCTCTTAGACTACAAAGCTGAAGTGAACACTCGTGATGAGGATTTCAAATCCCCACTTCACAAAGCTGCCTGGAACTGTGATCACATCCTGCTGCATatgctgctggaggcaggagcagaagcAAACATCATGGATGTCAATGGCTGTGCACCCCTGCAGTATATCATAAAAGTGACATCTGTGCGGCCAGCTGCCCAGCCTGACATCTGctaccagctgctgctgaatcaTGGAGCAGCTAGGATATATCCTCTGCAATTCCACAAG GTGCTACAAGCCTGCCATTCCCACCCCAGAGCTGTCGAAGTTGTCGTCAATACCTACGAACATATCAAATCAACATCTAAGTGGAAAGCAGCCATACCTGATGATGCCTTTGAG CGGCACCAGGATTTCTATGACTCGTTGTTCACTGTGTGCAGCAATTCACCACGGTCACTCATGCATTTATGCAGATGTGCTATTCGGGCAATACTGTCAGAAAGGTGCCACAGAGGAGTCCCCTTGCTCTCCATCCCCCTGTCCATGAAGAAGTACTTGCTGCTGGAACCAGAAGGAATCATCTACTGA
- the PDK4 gene encoding pyruvate dehydrogenase kinase, isozyme 4, which translates to MKAARIALRTAAPLAGASGGTKSSRSQLPREVEEFSRFSPSPLSIKQLLDFGSTNGCERTSFAFLRQELPVRFANILKEIDLLPDKLLGTPSVQLVKSWYIQSLMELVEFHEKSPDDQKVLSDFIDTLIRVRNRHHDVVPTMAQGVIEYKDTFKVDPVTNQNIQYFLDRFYMSRISTRMLMNQHTLLFDDKSSSGHPRHIGSIDPCCDVAEVVNDAFESSKMLCDQYYLTAPELKLTQVNGKSPGKPINIVYVPSHLFHMLFELFKNSMRATVEFQENSPSLSPIEVTVVLGQEDLAIKVSDRGGGVPVRKIEQLFSYMYSTAPRPRMDDGRNAPLAGFGYGLPISRLYAKYFQGDLNLYSICGYGTDAIIYLKALSTESVEKLPVFNKSASKHYQATSEADDWCVPSKGPKNVSKQNAAI; encoded by the exons ATGAAGGCCGCCCGGATCGCCCTGCGCACCGCCGCCCCCCTGGCAGGGGCCAGCGGCGGCACCAAGAGCAGCCGCAGCCAGTTGCCGCGGGAAGTGGAGGAGTTTTCCCgcttctccccctccccgctcTCCATCAAGCAGTTGTTGGACTTCG GATCAACTAATGGATGTGAGAGAAcctcttttgcatttttgcGACAAGAACTTCCTGTGAGGTTTGCAAACATACTGAAAGAAATAGATCTTCTTCCTGATAAATTACTAGGCACTCCATCAGTACAATTAGTAAAAAGCTG GTACATCCAAAGCCTGATGGAGCTGGTTGAGTTCCATGAGAAAAGCCCAGATGACCAAAAAGTCTTATCTGA CTTTATAGATACATTAATTAGAGTCCGAAACAGACATCATGATGTGGTTCCTACAATGGCACAAGGAGTAATTGAATACAAAGACACTTTTAAAGTAGATCCTGTCACCAATCAaaacatacagtattttttgGATCGTTTCTACATGAGCCGTATTTCCACCCGGATGCTAATGAACCAACACA CCCTTCTTTTTGATGATAAGTCCAGCTCGGGGCATCCAAGGCACATTGGAAGCATTGATCCTTGCTGCGATGTTGCTGAAGTAGTGAATG atgcttttgaaaGTTCCAAGATGTTGTGTGACCAGTATTACTTAACAGCTCCGGAACTGAAACTTACCCAAGTGAATG GAAAGTCTCCAGGAAAGCCAATTAATATCGTATATGTCCCATCTCATCTGTTTCACATGCTTTTTGAGCTCTTCAAG aatTCAATGAGGGCAACTGTTGAATTCCAAGAAAACAgtccttccctttctccaaTTGAAGTGACGGTTGTTCTGGGACAAGAAGACCTGGCAATTAAG GTTTCAGACAGAGGAGGTGGTGTTCCAGTAAGGAAAATTGAGCAGTTGTTTAGCTACATGTATTCCACAGCACCAAGGCCGAGGATGGATGATGGACGAAATGCCCCTCTT gctGGCTTTGGGTATGGCTTGCCAATTTCTCGCCTGTATGCTAAATACTTTCAGGGAGATCTAAATCTCTACTCCATATGTGGTTATGGAACAGATGCTATTATCTACTTGAAG GCGCTGTCAACAGAATCTGTGGAAAAACTCCCAGTTTTTAACAAATCTGCTTCCAAGCATTACCAGGCTACCTCAGAGGCAGATGACTGGTGTGTCCCAAGTAAAGGCCCCAAGAACGTATCAAAGCAGAATGCAGCAATCTGA